The following DNA comes from Candidatus Stoquefichus sp. SB1.
TTAATTTTTTACATAAAGTATCTGCATTACGTTTTGTTCTGACAAAAACAATAGCATTATAAATCTGAGGATTTTCTAATAATTTCATCAATAACTTTGCTTTATTTGCCTTATCAACAAAATACAAAGACTGATTAATTTTTTCAACAGTCATATTTCCAGAACTCACCATGATTCTTACAGGATCATTTAATATTTCATCAACAAGATGTTCAATTTCTTTAGGTAAAGTTGCTGAGAACATCATTGTTTGACGTTTAGCTGGTAAATATTTAATAATCTTACGTACATCTTTAATAAATCCCATATCTAACATACGATCAGCTTCATCTAAAACAAAATACTCAACATGTTTTAAATCCAAATATCCTTGTTTATATAAATCATCAAATCTACCAGGAGTCGCAATTAAAATATCTATTCCTCTACCAATCTTTGTCACCTGACTAGATTGTCCAACCCCACCAAAAATAACTGCTGATTTTAAATTAACAAACGGTCTCATGATTTCAAAAGTTTCATTAATCTGAATCGCTAATTCTCTTGTTGGAGCCAATATTAATGCTTTTATTGTTCTGGGATATTTTTCTGACTCATCACGTAAATATAACTTTTGTAGTATTGGTAATGCAAATGCAGCTGTTTTACCAGTTCCAGTTTTCGCACACCCAAATAAATCTCTACCTTCTAATAAAACAGGAATAGCCTTTTCTTGAATAGGTGACGCTTCTTTATAATTTAATTGAGTTACTGCCTCAATTAATGGTTTGATTAATTCTAATTCACTAAATTTCATTGATTTCCTCTTTTCTTCACATCTGCCCTAGTATAACATATAATCCCCAAAATACGAAACTTTTTTACAAAAACAAAAAAACATAGATTATTCCATGTCTTTTCGTATAATATGATAATCATTTTTATTCATATGCTTAACTGCATATAAAGCTTCATCAGCCAATTTTAATGCTTCTTCAAAAGACAATTCCTCGGCTTTAAAATAAATTGCTCCAACACTTGCTGAAATATGTATTTCAGCTGTCATCTTTTGGCAAGACATATCATGAATAAAACTCTCTATCTTACTTTCTAACTCTGTATAACTAATATCTCCTAATAAAATACAAAATTCATCTCCACCAAATCTAGAAATAAAGGCTTTATCACCAAAAATATGTTCTAGTTTTAAAGAAACATTAATTAACAGCCAATCTCCATCCAAATGACCATATGTATCATTCACTAATTTAAAATCATCTAAATCAATAAATACCAATCCACATAACTGATTAGGATTATCTAAAAAATAATCCTGACATTTTTCAATAAATGCCATTTTATTCAAAACACCTGTCAATAAATCCTTATGTGCAAGTTCTTCTAATCTATCTCTTTCAGTTAATAAATGTTTTTGTTTATTTTGTAATACCATTATATTCTTATTTCGCATCTTTAATTTATAAATCATAATGCCACCAATCATTGCTAATAAAAGAAAAATAGCAATAAAAATATATCTATATACATAAATTGTATCAGAAAAAGTATATTTATAAGCTCTATCAACAGTCTTATCAATAATAATCATATCTAATTGATCTTTATCAATTGATTTAATACCCTTATTAATAATTGAAATTAATAAAGGATCATTTAAATAACTATCATCATATTGAACAGGTGATAAACTATGAGCATCACCAATACCTGCCTTAGCAATAATAGATAAACTTTCATATTTAGGCTTATTTAATATTCTCTTTAATGAATATTCATTTTGTAATACCAATTCTACTTCATCATTAATCAGTGCATCTAAACAAGATTCAACATCATCATAACGTACAACATGAAAATAAGGATATTTATTTTGAATAACTGTCTCAATTGTACCTGAACCAGAACATATTCCTATATCTATTTTAGCATCTGGATTAAACATATGACCATTCTTACTTACAAATAGCTTTTCAGCTTCAATATAGGGTTCTGTTAACTGTAATTCAGGAAGTTGTGCATTAATACTGTTATATTCAACACTTGCAATTAAATCTATATTTCTACTCTTTAAATCCTTATAATCAATATTCCCTCTAGGTAATTCAATATATTCAAAAGGAATCCCTATATATTCTGATACAAGATTTAAAATATCTATACTTATTCCTTTGATTTCATCATTTTCCTTATATAACAATGGATCAGGATAAGGAATACAACCTATTTTTAAAGAATCAATATGTTCAATATAATTTTTCTCTTTTTTTGTTATGGGATCAACTTTAAAAACAGGAAAATATTTTTCTAATAATTCTTCTAATAAATTAGGATAACGATTTTGTAATTGAATCATTGCATCATTAAGTTCTCTTAATAAAGTCTTGTCTTCATTATTTAATAAAAAATAATAACTACTCATTCCAAAACGTCCTAATAATTTCATTGAATCATTATCAAATTTCATAACATTAGCAATAATTCCATCAACTTCATGATTATTTAAAGCATTAACCAATTGTTCATGATTTTCATAAACACGCATATGATCATCAAAATGATTCTGTTTCGCATAACTATGAAATAAATCTTTATATTGATAAGTCGTTTCATTCTCAACACCAAAAGTCATATCAGAAAAACGTTCAAAATCTTCAAAAACAACATCTGATCCCTTGTGAGTCATCACAACAGCACTCACTCTTCCTAAAGCCAAAGCACTAAAATCATATTCAGATAATCTTTCTTCAGTAATCTGTGCTGGTGATATCATATCAATTTCTTTATTCTTCAGTTTCTTAAGTCCTTCATTCCAGCTTTTCATCTCAACATATTCAATTTTCCAACCCGTTATCTCTGTTAAAAGATTTAAATATTCAACCTCATATCCTGCTACTTTTCCATCTTTTAAACTATGATAATTTTCTAAAGGATAATATCCTACCTTAATCTTCTTTTCCACTGCCTTTACAGGCACAATAAAAGATATAAATATCATAATCACTAATAAAAATTGATATGTTTTTCGACAATAAACCTTCATCCCCATCACCTATTTTTATTTTACTATTATATTTGCATGAAGTATATCTTTTTATCCATCAAAAATAAAATCATTTAAAAAGCATAGTTTTTACACTATGCATCTCAATATATCATTATTGATCATCATCTATATTTATATCACCAACTGGTAAACATAAATAAGTAAAACTATTAATCTGTTGAATTTGACCTTTTATAATATAAATACCTCCACACAAGAAATCAATAACACGTTGTGCTTCCGTTCTTTCAACATTCTCAAT
Coding sequences within:
- a CDS encoding cell division protein SepF — encoded protein: MKEIIYKIRSYSESVEVLDQLQAGYRIILDIENVERTEAQRVIDFLCGGIYIIKGQIQQINSFTYLCLPVGDINIDDDQ
- a CDS encoding DEAD/DEAH box helicase; amino-acid sequence: MKFSELELIKPLIEAVTQLNYKEASPIQEKAIPVLLEGRDLFGCAKTGTGKTAAFALPILQKLYLRDESEKYPRTIKALILAPTRELAIQINETFEIMRPFVNLKSAVIFGGVGQSSQVTKIGRGIDILIATPGRFDDLYKQGYLDLKHVEYFVLDEADRMLDMGFIKDVRKIIKYLPAKRQTMMFSATLPKEIEHLVDEILNDPVRIMVSSGNMTVEKINQSLYFVDKANKAKLLMKLLENPQIYNAIVFVRTKRNADTLCKKLNKHGIPTEAIHGGKSQNARVRALNHFKADKARILVATDIAARGIDIENLTHVVNFDLPDQPENYVHRIGRTARAGANGDAITLCCYQEMSELKDVQKFIKQEIRVCDNPYYPMTDLSEPVKKGAQSKQQHKPNRRQQRRYTKKK
- a CDS encoding transporter substrate-binding domain-containing diguanylate cyclase encodes the protein MKVYCRKTYQFLLVIMIFISFIVPVKAVEKKIKVGYYPLENYHSLKDGKVAGYEVEYLNLLTEITGWKIEYVEMKSWNEGLKKLKNKEIDMISPAQITEERLSEYDFSALALGRVSAVVMTHKGSDVVFEDFERFSDMTFGVENETTYQYKDLFHSYAKQNHFDDHMRVYENHEQLVNALNNHEVDGIIANVMKFDNDSMKLLGRFGMSSYYFLLNNEDKTLLRELNDAMIQLQNRYPNLLEELLEKYFPVFKVDPITKKEKNYIEHIDSLKIGCIPYPDPLLYKENDEIKGISIDILNLVSEYIGIPFEYIELPRGNIDYKDLKSRNIDLIASVEYNSINAQLPELQLTEPYIEAEKLFVSKNGHMFNPDAKIDIGICSGSGTIETVIQNKYPYFHVVRYDDVESCLDALINDEVELVLQNEYSLKRILNKPKYESLSIIAKAGIGDAHSLSPVQYDDSYLNDPLLISIINKGIKSIDKDQLDMIIIDKTVDRAYKYTFSDTIYVYRYIFIAIFLLLAMIGGIMIYKLKMRNKNIMVLQNKQKHLLTERDRLEELAHKDLLTGVLNKMAFIEKCQDYFLDNPNQLCGLVFIDLDDFKLVNDTYGHLDGDWLLINVSLKLEHIFGDKAFISRFGGDEFCILLGDISYTELESKIESFIHDMSCQKMTAEIHISASVGAIYFKAEELSFEEALKLADEALYAVKHMNKNDYHIIRKDME